One genomic window of Cannabis sativa cultivar Pink pepper isolate KNU-18-1 chromosome 2, ASM2916894v1, whole genome shotgun sequence includes the following:
- the LOC133034695 gene encoding uncharacterized protein LOC133034695 translates to MTTTRSGSKSPSPAKKNSKNSKKPPKNSYKVDLKMGLKRIAKKVMGDVSEPSATKKRPIPNKVESRKAKRAKPSKSTKDVISDSDFENEMHDGREKPKVKSKIVVAWKLLPGCFQIAANLPVLSCCHPNAHCSVPKFVMVPYPEIM, encoded by the exons ATGACCACCACTAGAAGTGGTTCGAAGTCCCCATCTCCagctaaaaaaaattctaaaaattcaaagaaacctcctaaaaattcatataaagtTGATCTTAAGATGGGTTTGAAGCGCATTGCTAAGAAAGTAATGGGTGATGTTTCAGAGCCATCTGCTACTAAGAAAAGACCCATTCCAAATAAGGTCGAGTCTCGTAAGGCAAAGAGAGCGAAACCTTCGAAGTCTACAAAGGAT GTTATATCCGATTCTGATTTTGAGAACGAAATGCATGATGGGAGAGAAAAGCCTAAAGTTAAATCCAAG ATAGTTGTTGCTTGGAAGTTGTTGCCGGGTTGTTTCCAGATTGCTGCAAATCTGCCTGTGCTGAGTTGTTGTCATCCCAATGCCCATTGCTCTGTACCAAAATTTGTAATGGTTCCGTATCCtgaaataatgtaa